Below is a window of Gloeomargarita sp. SRBZ-1_bins_9 DNA.
GGATTACGACGCCCATTTGCGCCGTCTTACCGAACGCCACTACTGTTATGCTATTGGGTCCATTGGTACCGCCCCTGGCCCAGGACATCGGTGTCGATTTTGTGCCCCTGTTGACTCTCATGGTCCTGATCGCCAATTCGGCAGGCCTGCTGACGATGGTGGGCGACCCGGCGACCTATATTGTTGCCGACGCTATTAACTTGAGTTTTGTGGACTATTTTGTGCGCTTAAGTTTGGGGGGGGTCATTGCGATTGCCGTTGTCGTATTTATGCTGCCCGTTTTATTCCCTAAAATCTGGCGTAAGAAGTTGGAAAGTCTGGATGTGTTGCCCCATCCGACGATCAACCACCCGGGTGTACTCTCGGTCGGTCTGATCATTGTAATTTTCGTCTTGACCATGTTTGTGGTGGGGGATTCGTTGCCCCAGCGTATTAGTCCGGCAACGGTGGCCTTGATGGGCGCCAGTTTGGCCCTGTTACTCAGTCATCACAGCGGGATTGACACCGTTAACAATATCCTCCGGGATGTGGACTGGAGTACGCTGATTTTTTTCATGAGTGTTTTTGTGCTGATCGGCGGCCTGGAAAAAACGGGTGTGATCGCCAGCTTGGCAGGGGTATTGGGTGTGGTCTTGGGCCAGAATATTTTGTTGGGGACGATTACCTTGATTTTTTTTGTGGCCTTGGTGTCGAGTGTGATTCCCAATATCCCCCTGGTGGTGGCCATGGTACCCCTGCTGAAACAGTATGTAGTCAATGTGGGGCTGGCGCCGGCGGAGGTTTTGCAACCGGGGTTTGAGGGCCAGTTTCCCGATATAGTGCTACCCCTTTTCTACGCCATGATGTACGGGGCGACCCTGGGGGGAAACGGCACGCTGGTGGGGGCTTCGGCCAACATCGTGGCGGCAGGGATTGCGGAACAACACGGCCGGCGGATTTCCTTTCGCGGTTTTTTGACCTACGGGGTGCCGGTGGTGTTGGCCCAG
It encodes the following:
- a CDS encoding ArsB/NhaD family transporter gives rise to the protein MDNWQAAIASITFLAVLGLIVTEWVHLTVAALLGAMVLVFCQVMTLGEAIGYIGRSYNTLALFFGVMVLVRAFEPTKIFEYLAAQIVLLAKGQGRNLLLAVVGITTPICAVLPNATTVMLLGPLVPPLAQDIGVDFVPLLTLMVLIANSAGLLTMVGDPATYIVADAINLSFVDYFVRLSLGGVIAIAVVVFMLPVLFPKIWRKKLESLDVLPHPTINHPGVLSVGLIIVIFVLTMFVVGDSLPQRISPATVALMGASLALLLSHHSGIDTVNNILRDVDWSTLIFFMSVFVLIGGLEKTGVIASLAGVLGVVLGQNILLGTITLIFFVALVSSVIPNIPLVVAMVPLLKQYVVNVGLAPAEVLQPGFEGQFPDIVLPLFYAMMYGATLGGNGTLVGASANIVAAGIAEQHGRRISFRGFLTYGVPVVLAQLGAVTVFMVVRFFLFR